TGCATCGCCGTCAGCACGGTGCGGCGGTAGTTGCCCACGGTGGCGTCGTAGCCGGCCTTGGCGAAGTCGACGTTGGCGCGCACTCGCCCGCCGTCGAACAGCATCTGCGTGGCCGATACGCCCACTGACCACAGCAGGCTGGGCCCGTTGAACAGCGACTCGATCAGGCGGCTGTCGACGCCCACCGTCGGCGAGATGATGAAGCTCGGATAGAAGGCCGCGGTGGCCACGCCGATCTGCGCATTGGCTGCGGCCATCGCGCGCTCGGCCGAGGCCACGTCGGGCCGGCGCTGGAGGATTTCCGACGGCACGCCCAGCGGCACCGCGGGTGGCTTGATCTCGCGCAGATCTACCGGCAGTGCAAAGTTCGGCGCGGGCGTGCCGGTGAGGGTGGCCAGCGCGTGCTCGTACTGCGAGCGCTGCTTCTTCAGCACGTCGACCTGCGTCAGCGTGGTTTCGAGCAGCGCCTGCTGCTGCGCCACGTCGAGGCCCGACACCGCGCCCAGGTCATGCCGCGCCGTGACCAGTTCCAGCGCGCGGCGTTGCAGGCCGATGGAGCGCGAGAGCACGTCGAGCTCGATGTCGGTCGAGCGCAGGTTGAAATAGTTATTGGCCACGTCGGCGCTCAGCAGCAGCCGCGTGTTGGCCAGGTCGGCCGCCGATTGCTCGGCAGAGGCCGATGCGCCCTCGACGGTGCGCTGCACGCGGCCCGCGAGGTCGAGCTCGTAGCTGGCGTTCAGCGAGACGGTGAAGTCGTTCTGCACCGTGGACGCGTTGGCGGTCGCGTAGTTCGTCAGCGGCCGGTTGGCGGAAATCTTCAGGCGCGAGGCGCGCGTGCCGAGGCCCAGCTGCGGATATTGGCTGGCCGCGTTGGACGCCAGCGCGGCCCGCGCCTGCGCCAGCCGCGCGTTGGCGATGACCAGCGTCGGGCTGCCGGCCAGGGCCTGCGCCTGCAATGTGTCGAGCGTGGCGTCGTCGAAGCGCTTCCACCACGGACCTTTGTCGGCGCTGTCGCTGGGCGTGCTCACGCGCCAGGGCTCTTCGAGCTTCCAGCTGACGGGCAGGGGCGTGTCGGGTGTCTTGTAGTCGGGGCCGACCGCGCAGCCCGCGACGAGCGCGAGCACCGCAGCAGCCACTGCAACGGCTGGCGATCGCAATGTCACGCCGGTTCCTTCTTCGGCACGACGGGCGGGGCAGCCTTTGCGGCGGCCGGCGGCGCTTCGGGCGCGACAGCCACGATGTCGCCTTCGGCCAGCGAGTCCGAAGGGTTCAGCACCATGCGGTCGGTGCCTTCGAGGCCGTCGATCACTTCGACGTTTTCGCCGTAGTTGCGCCCCAGCGTCACGGCGCGCAGGCCGACACGGCCCTTCGCATCGACCACCGCGATGCGCGTGCCCTCGGCGCGGAACAGCAGCGCATTCGACGGCACGGTGAGCGTGCGGCTCGCGGCCAGCGGCAGCGACACCTGCACGTAGGCACCAGGCAGCAACGCGCCGTCGCTGTTGGGCAGAGACACCTCGACCTGCATCATCCGCGTAGTCGTGTCGATGGAGCCGGCGGTGCGCGCCACCTGGCCCTTGAAGCTCTGGCCGCGCAGTTCGGCCTGCGTGACGACCACCGGCTGGCCCGCCTTCACGAGCTGCGCATAGGCCTGCGGCACGTTGATGTACACGCGCAGCGGGTCGGTCTGCGCGAGCAGGAAAAGGGCGCGCCCGGCACCGCCGCCCGCACCCGCATCGATCAGGTCGCCCACGTCGACGTTGCGCCGTGTGATGACGCCCGCGAATGGCGCCACCACGCGCTTGAAGCCTTCGGTCTGCTTGAGTCGCTGCACGTTGGCGTCGGCCGCAGCCACGTTCGAAGTGGCCTGCGACACGGCGCTGCGGCGTTCGTCAAGGTCTTGCTGCGAAACCACGTCCTTCTTGCGCAGAGCCTCCCAGCGGTCGGCGGTGCTGCGCGCCAGCTCCAGCCCCGATGCGGCCTGCGCGCGTGCGGCCACGGCCTGCGAGAGCTGCTGGTCGATTTCGGGCGTCTCGATCTCGGCGAGCAGCTCGCCCTTTTCGACACGGCTGCCGATGTCTTTCGTCCAGCGCTTGAGGTAGCCGCTGGCGCGCGCCGAAATGGGCGATTGCACGAAGCCCTGCAGCGTCCCCGGCAGCGCCAGCGTCTGGCCGGTGGTGGGCACGCGGGGCAGGGCGGTCTGCACATATTGCTTCGCGCGCTCGCTGGTGCCCGCTTCGAGCGCGCGGGCATTGGCGATGCGCACGAACACGGTGCGCGCCGCACCGAGCGCCAGCAGCACCAGCACGATCAGCACCAGCCAGCGCGTGCGCCGCACGATCTGCCGGCGGCGCAGCAGTTCACCGTCGCCCTCTTCAACGGCGATGGGGTGAATGGCCAATGCCGAGTGGCGTTGCTCCGTCATGAAATCAGTTCTCCTGGGGCGCTGCGCCCGCTGGCGGTTGATGCTGTGCTTGCTGCGCTCCGCGTGCCGCTTTGCGGTGCGCAAGCCGACTGTGCACCCCCGCGAACACGGCGGGTACGAAAAACAATGTCGACACCGTGGCAAAGATCAGGCCACCGATCACGGCACGGCCCAGCGGCGCGTTCTGCTCGGCGCCTTCGCCCAGGCCCAGCGCCATCGGGATCATGCCGATGATCATCGCCAGCGCCGTCATCAGCACGGGGCGGATGCGGGTGGCGCCGGCTTCCAGCGCGGCCGACAGCGGCGGAATGCCCGCCTGCAGCCGCTCGCGCGCGAACGACACCAGAAGAATGGAGTTGGCCGTGGCCACGCCCATGGTCATGATCGCGCCCGTGAGCGCGGGCACGCTCAGCGTGGTGCCGGTGATGAACAGCATCCACGCAATGCCCGCCAACGCGGCTGGCAGGGCGGTGATGATGATGGCCGCGTCCAGCCACGACTGGAAGGTGACGACGATCAGCAGGTACACCAGCACGATCGCCATCGCGAGGCCGACGCCCAGGCCGATGAACGACGACTGCATGGTCTGCACCTGGCCGCGGATCTCGACCCGGCTGCCGCGCGAGAGCTTGGGCCGCATCTCGTCGACCAGCTTCTGCACCTTCGACGCCACGCTGGCCAGGTCGGTGCCCTGCACGCTCACGTACACGTCGATCACCGGCGCGATGTTGTAGCGCGACATCACGGCCGGCTGGCGGTCGGCCTGCGTGCTCACGAGGTTGCCCAGCAGTTGCTGCGCGCCGGTTCCCCCTGCTGCCGCGCCTGTGCCTGCGCCGACCGGAATGTTCAGCAGCGAGTCGAGCGAGTCGACGGTGTATTGCGGCGTCTGCACCGCGATGCTGTAGACCACGCCGTTCACCGGGTTCAGCCAGAAGGCCGGTGCCGTCTGCGAACTGCCCGACAGCGCGATGAGCACGTTCTGCCCCACGTTGGAGGCTGTCAGCCCGTACTGCTGCAGCCGCGTGCGGTCCATCTGCAGGCTCAGCGCCGGGCC
This is a stretch of genomic DNA from Variovorax paradoxus. It encodes these proteins:
- a CDS encoding efflux transporter outer membrane subunit, whose amino-acid sequence is MTLRSPAVAVAAAVLALVAGCAVGPDYKTPDTPLPVSWKLEEPWRVSTPSDSADKGPWWKRFDDATLDTLQAQALAGSPTLVIANARLAQARAALASNAASQYPQLGLGTRASRLKISANRPLTNYATANASTVQNDFTVSLNASYELDLAGRVQRTVEGASASAEQSAADLANTRLLLSADVANNYFNLRSTDIELDVLSRSIGLQRRALELVTARHDLGAVSGLDVAQQQALLETTLTQVDVLKKQRSQYEHALATLTGTPAPNFALPVDLREIKPPAVPLGVPSEILQRRPDVASAERAMAAANAQIGVATAAFYPSFIISPTVGVDSRLIESLFNGPSLLWSVGVSATQMLFDGGRVRANVDFAKAGYDATVGNYRRTVLTAMQEVEDGITGLSALDSATTQAQSAVTAARRVLDMATSRYEGGASTYLDVITAQQSLLTVERQAAQLQGQRLLTSVFLVKALGGDWCGANATGATPSSCPATVADRSAKAG
- a CDS encoding efflux RND transporter periplasmic adaptor subunit → MTEQRHSALAIHPIAVEEGDGELLRRRQIVRRTRWLVLIVLVLLALGAARTVFVRIANARALEAGTSERAKQYVQTALPRVPTTGQTLALPGTLQGFVQSPISARASGYLKRWTKDIGSRVEKGELLAEIETPEIDQQLSQAVAARAQAASGLELARSTADRWEALRKKDVVSQQDLDERRSAVSQATSNVAAADANVQRLKQTEGFKRVVAPFAGVITRRNVDVGDLIDAGAGGGAGRALFLLAQTDPLRVYINVPQAYAQLVKAGQPVVVTQAELRGQSFKGQVARTAGSIDTTTRMMQVEVSLPNSDGALLPGAYVQVSLPLAASRTLTVPSNALLFRAEGTRIAVVDAKGRVGLRAVTLGRNYGENVEVIDGLEGTDRMVLNPSDSLAEGDIVAVAPEAPPAAAKAAPPVVPKKEPA